The Streptomyces avermitilis MA-4680 = NBRC 14893 genome contains a region encoding:
- a CDS encoding cell division protein FtsQ/DivIB produces the protein MAGPTTAERGERQKLESGPPRLPRLRPRPRTFIILLCAVVLAGAGSVWVLYGSPWLRVERVSVSGTRVLTEGQVREAADVSLGSPLISVGIDEIEARLRQKLPRIDSVDVVRSWPHGIGLKVTERTPVLIVENSGNGGKYVEVDAKGVRFATVSDAPKGVPVLELAVSRSAAALRRFPEARLVREAVRVAGDLPAAVARDTGTVKVRSYDSISLELSGGRTVMWGSGEKGSAKARTLTALLKASPGARHFDVSVPTAPASSGS, from the coding sequence GTGGCCGGACCGACGACCGCCGAGCGCGGCGAACGGCAGAAGCTGGAGTCCGGCCCGCCCCGGCTGCCCCGCCTGCGGCCCCGGCCCCGTACGTTCATCATCCTTTTGTGTGCGGTGGTGTTGGCGGGCGCCGGATCCGTGTGGGTCCTCTACGGTTCCCCGTGGCTGCGCGTGGAGCGTGTGTCCGTCTCCGGGACACGGGTCCTGACGGAGGGTCAGGTGCGCGAAGCGGCCGATGTGTCGCTCGGATCGCCCCTGATTTCCGTCGGTATCGACGAGATTGAGGCGCGATTGCGCCAGAAATTGCCCCGAATTGACTCGGTTGATGTCGTCCGTTCCTGGCCTCATGGAATCGGGCTGAAAGTGACCGAGCGCACTCCGGTCCTGATTGTCGAAAACTCCGGAAACGGGGGAAAGTACGTCGAAGTGGACGCCAAGGGAGTGCGATTCGCGACGGTTTCGGACGCTCCGAAGGGCGTGCCCGTGCTGGAATTGGCCGTCTCCCGGTCGGCGGCGGCCCTGCGGCGCTTCCCCGAGGCCCGGCTGGTGCGGGAGGCGGTCCGGGTCGCCGGGGACCTCCCGGCCGCCGTCGCCCGCGACACCGGCACCGTCAAGGTCCGCTCGTACGACTCCATCTCGCTGGAGTTGAGCGGCGGTCGCACCGTGATGTGGGGGAGCGGCGAGAAGGGCAGCGCGAAAGCCAGGACGCTCACCGCTCTCCTGAAAGCCTCTCCCGGGGCGCGGCACTTCGACGTGAGCGTGCCCACTGCCCCTGCGTCATCAGGGAGTTGA
- the ftsZ gene encoding cell division protein FtsZ, whose product MAAPQNYLAVIKVIGVGGGGVNAINRMIEVGLKGVEFIAINTDAQALLMSDADVKLDVGRELTRGLGAGANPAVGRKAAEDHREEIEEVLKGADMVFVTAGEGGGTGTGGAPVVANIARSLGALTIGVVTRPFTFEGRRRANQAEDGIAELREEVDTLIVIPNDRLLSISDRQVSVLDAFKSADQVLLSGVQGITDLITTPGLINLDFADVKSVMSEAGSALMGIGSARGDDRAVAAAEMAISSPLLEASIDGARGVLLSISGGSDLGLFEINEAAQLVSEAAHPEANIIFGAVIDDALGDEVRVTVIAAGFDGGQPPSKRDTVLGSSSAKRDEPTPARPAESRPSFGSLGSVTPKEAPEPAPEPVNELPVSPPVPPSRTYSDSAAEELDVPDFLK is encoded by the coding sequence GTGGCAGCACCGCAGAACTACCTCGCAGTCATCAAAGTCATCGGTGTCGGCGGCGGTGGTGTCAATGCCATCAACCGGATGATCGAGGTCGGTCTCAAGGGCGTCGAGTTCATCGCCATCAACACGGACGCGCAAGCTCTGTTGATGAGCGACGCCGACGTCAAACTCGACGTCGGTCGCGAACTCACCCGCGGACTCGGCGCCGGAGCCAACCCGGCTGTCGGCCGCAAGGCAGCCGAGGACCACCGCGAGGAGATCGAGGAGGTCCTCAAGGGGGCCGACATGGTCTTCGTGACGGCCGGGGAAGGCGGCGGCACCGGCACCGGCGGCGCGCCCGTCGTGGCCAACATCGCCCGCTCGCTCGGCGCCCTCACCATCGGCGTGGTCACGCGCCCGTTCACTTTCGAGGGACGGCGCCGCGCCAACCAGGCGGAGGACGGCATCGCCGAACTCCGCGAAGAGGTCGACACCCTCATCGTCATCCCGAACGACCGGCTGCTGTCCATCTCGGACCGCCAGGTCTCGGTCCTCGACGCCTTCAAGTCGGCGGACCAGGTCCTGCTCTCCGGTGTTCAGGGCATCACCGACCTCATCACCACGCCCGGTCTGATCAACCTCGACTTCGCCGACGTGAAGTCCGTGATGTCCGAGGCCGGTTCGGCGCTCATGGGCATCGGCTCGGCCCGCGGCGACGACCGCGCGGTGGCGGCGGCCGAGATGGCGATCTCCTCGCCACTCCTGGAAGCCTCCATCGACGGCGCCCGTGGCGTCCTGCTCTCCATCTCCGGCGGCTCCGACCTCGGCCTGTTCGAGATCAACGAGGCGGCCCAGCTGGTGAGCGAGGCCGCGCACCCCGAGGCCAACATCATCTTCGGCGCGGTCATCGACGACGCCCTCGGCGACGAGGTGCGCGTCACCGTCATCGCCGCCGGGTTCGACGGCGGCCAGCCGCCTTCGAAGCGGGACACCGTCCTCGGCTCGTCCTCCGCCAAGCGCGACGAGCCCACGCCGGCCCGGCCCGCCGAGAGCCGCCCGTCCTTCGGCTCGCTCGGCAGCGTCACGCCGAAGGAGGCCCCGGAGCCCGCGCCGGAGCCGGTGAACGAACTCCCGGTCTCGCCGCCGGTCCCGCCGTCCCGGACCTACTCGGACAGCGCGGCCGAAGAGCTGGACGTGCCGGACTTCCTGAAGTGA
- the pgeF gene encoding peptidoglycan editing factor PgeF — MIGQRDTVSGAHFAFTDRWGGVSAVPYEELNLGGAVGDDSDAVRTNRELAAKSMGLDPARVVWMNQVHGPDVAVVDEPWGARPVAEVDAIVTRRRGLALAVLTADCTPVLLADPVAGVAAAAHAGRPGMIAGVVPAAVEAMVELGADPSRIVARTGPAVCGRCYEVPDAMRAEVAAVEPAAYAETSWGTPAVDVSAGVHAQLERLGVCDREQSPVCTLESGDHFSYRRDRTTGRLAGYVWLD, encoded by the coding sequence GTGATAGGACAGCGCGACACCGTGAGCGGCGCGCACTTCGCCTTCACCGACCGGTGGGGCGGGGTGAGCGCCGTTCCGTACGAGGAGCTCAACCTCGGCGGAGCGGTCGGCGACGACTCCGACGCCGTACGTACCAATCGTGAACTGGCCGCCAAGTCCATGGGGCTCGACCCGGCCCGGGTGGTCTGGATGAACCAGGTGCACGGGCCGGACGTGGCCGTGGTCGACGAGCCGTGGGGGGCGCGGCCCGTGGCCGAGGTCGACGCGATCGTCACCCGGCGCCGCGGACTCGCCCTCGCCGTACTCACCGCCGACTGCACGCCGGTTCTGCTCGCCGACCCCGTCGCCGGGGTCGCGGCCGCCGCCCACGCCGGGCGGCCCGGCATGATCGCCGGAGTCGTGCCGGCCGCCGTCGAGGCGATGGTGGAGCTGGGTGCCGACCCGTCCCGGATCGTCGCCCGTACCGGCCCCGCCGTCTGCGGCCGCTGCTACGAAGTGCCGGACGCGATGCGCGCCGAGGTCGCGGCCGTCGAACCCGCGGCGTACGCCGAGACCAGTTGGGGCACGCCCGCGGTGGATGTGAGCGCCGGCGTGCACGCGCAGCTCGAACGGCTCGGGGTGTGCGACCGGGAGCAGTCGCCGGTGTGCACCCTCGAATCCGGTGACCACTTCTCGTACCGCCGCGACCGCACCACCGGTCGGCTCGCGGGCTATGTCTGGCTGGACTGA
- a CDS encoding YggS family pyridoxal phosphate-dependent enzyme produces the protein MTDRKDQLAANLAKVEDRIAAACAAAGRGREEVTLIVVTKTYPAIDVRILSELGVRDVAENKDQDAAPKAAECSDLPLKWHFVGQLQTNKVRSVVGYADVVQSVDRPKLVTALSKEAVRAGREVGCLIQVALDAQEYGRGERGGVGPGGLEELGDLVAEAPGLRLDGLMTVAPLTGEYAGRQRAAFDRLMDLSTDLRRAHPAANMVSAGMSADLEEAVAAGATHVRVGTAVLGVRPRLG, from the coding sequence ATGACGGACCGTAAGGATCAACTCGCCGCAAACCTGGCGAAAGTGGAGGACCGCATCGCGGCCGCGTGTGCGGCCGCCGGGCGTGGGCGGGAGGAGGTGACCCTCATCGTGGTCACCAAGACCTACCCTGCGATCGATGTGCGGATCCTGTCGGAACTCGGTGTGCGCGATGTCGCCGAGAACAAGGACCAGGACGCGGCGCCCAAGGCCGCCGAGTGCTCGGATCTGCCGCTCAAGTGGCACTTTGTCGGTCAGTTGCAGACCAATAAGGTGCGCTCTGTGGTGGGTTATGCCGATGTCGTGCAATCCGTCGATCGTCCCAAGCTTGTCACGGCTCTGTCGAAGGAAGCCGTGCGCGCCGGGCGCGAAGTGGGCTGCCTGATCCAGGTCGCGCTGGATGCTCAGGAGTACGGACGGGGAGAGCGCGGCGGTGTGGGACCCGGCGGACTCGAAGAGTTGGGCGACCTCGTCGCCGAGGCTCCGGGCCTGAGGCTGGACGGGCTGATGACCGTCGCGCCGCTCACCGGGGAGTACGCGGGTCGCCAACGGGCGGCGTTCGACCGGTTGATGGATTTGTCGACTGACCTGCGCCGAGCCCATCCGGCTGCGAACATGGTTTCCGCAGGGATGAGTGCGGACCTCGAGGAGGCCGTGGCGGCCGGGGCGACACATGTGCGCGTCGGCACTGCGGTACTCGGCGTCCGCCCCAGGCTCGGGTAA
- a CDS encoding cell division protein SepF has product MAGAMRKMAVYLGLVEDDGYDGRGFDPDDDFEPELDPEPERDRRRHEPPHQSHQALHPQRDESVRVVQPPMQRDPVPHSASLPAESVRPARIAPVASITQERQSLEKNAPVIMPKVVSEREPYRITTLHPRTYNEARTIGEHFREGTPVIMNLTEMDDTDAKRLVDFAAGLVFGLHGSIERVTQKVFLLSPANVDVTAEDKARIAEGGFFNQS; this is encoded by the coding sequence ATGGCCGGCGCGATGCGCAAGATGGCGGTCTACCTCGGCCTCGTGGAGGACGATGGGTATGACGGCAGGGGATTCGATCCCGACGACGACTTCGAGCCAGAGCTCGACCCGGAGCCCGAGCGGGACCGCAGGCGGCATGAACCGCCACACCAGTCACACCAGGCACTTCACCCTCAACGGGACGAATCGGTACGAGTGGTACAGCCGCCGATGCAGCGGGATCCTGTGCCGCATTCCGCTTCGCTCCCCGCGGAATCCGTACGGCCTGCACGAATCGCCCCCGTGGCATCCATCACACAAGAACGTCAAAGCCTGGAGAAGAACGCACCGGTGATCATGCCCAAGGTCGTGTCGGAACGGGAGCCTTACCGGATCACCACGCTCCATCCGCGGACCTACAACGAGGCCCGTACCATCGGGGAACACTTCCGCGAAGGCACCCCGGTGATCATGAATCTGACCGAGATGGATGACACTGATGCGAAGCGACTTGTCGACTTTGCGGCCGGTTTGGTGTTTGGTCTTCACGGCAGCATCGAGCGGGTGACGCAGAAGGTGTTCCTGTTGTCGCCTGCTAACGTCGATGTCACGGCGGAGGACAAGGCCCGCATCGCAGAGGGCGGGTTCTTCAACCAGAGCTGA
- a CDS encoding YggT family protein: protein MSVVFDVIYIALMCFLIVLIFRLVMDYVFQFARSWQPGKAMVVVLEATYTVTDPPLKLLRRFIPPLRLGGVALDLSFFVLMIIVYILISVVSRL, encoded by the coding sequence ATGAGCGTGGTCTTCGATGTCATCTACATCGCGCTGATGTGTTTCCTCATCGTGCTGATCTTCCGGTTGGTCATGGACTACGTCTTCCAGTTCGCCCGCTCATGGCAACCCGGCAAGGCGATGGTGGTCGTTCTGGAGGCCACCTACACTGTCACTGATCCACCGCTCAAGCTTCTGCGGCGGTTCATTCCGCCGCTGCGTCTCGGGGGCGTGGCGCTAGACCTGTCCTTCTTCGTACTGATGATCATCGTCTACATCCTGATCTCCGTCGTGAGCCGGCTGTGA
- a CDS encoding DivIVA domain-containing protein gives MPLTPEDVRNKQFTTVRLREGYDEDEVDAFLDEVEAELTRLLRENEDLRAKLAAATRAAAQNQQQGMRKPPEQQQDQQQGMRGPGSPVPAGISGPPQQQQMGGPMGGPPQLPSGAPQLPAGPGGGQGGPQGPGPMGQGQMGQGPMGQGQMGQGPMGQGQMGQGQMGQGPMGQGPGQMQGQMQQMGGPMGGPMGGPMGGHGPQMSQPGQGPGGDSAARVLSLAQQTADQAIAEARSEANKIVGEARSRAEGLERDARAKADALERDAQEKHRVAMGSLESARATLERKVEDLRGFEREYRTRLKSYLESQLRQLETQADDSLAPPRTPATASLPSSSPSMAPAGASAPSYGGNQTMGGPPAPAAPSYGGQQQMSPAMTQPMAPVRPQGPSPMQQAPSPMRGFLIDEDDN, from the coding sequence ATGCCGTTGACCCCCGAGGACGTGCGGAACAAGCAGTTCACGACCGTCCGCCTCCGAGAAGGCTATGACGAGGACGAGGTCGATGCCTTCCTCGACGAGGTCGAAGCCGAACTGACCCGCCTGCTCCGCGAGAACGAGGACCTGCGCGCCAAGCTGGCCGCGGCCACGCGTGCCGCTGCGCAGAACCAGCAGCAGGGCATGCGCAAGCCACCCGAGCAGCAACAGGACCAGCAGCAGGGCATGCGAGGTCCCGGTTCTCCGGTGCCCGCCGGGATATCGGGCCCGCCGCAGCAGCAGCAGATGGGTGGCCCCATGGGCGGCCCGCCGCAGCTGCCGAGCGGCGCCCCGCAGCTGCCTGCCGGTCCCGGTGGCGGCCAGGGTGGCCCGCAGGGCCCCGGCCCGATGGGTCAGGGTCAGATGGGTCAGGGCCCGATGGGCCAGGGTCAGATGGGCCAGGGACCGATGGGCCAGGGCCAGATGGGCCAGGGCCAGATGGGTCAGGGTCCGATGGGCCAGGGCCCCGGCCAGATGCAGGGCCAGATGCAGCAGATGGGCGGTCCCATGGGCGGTCCCATGGGTGGCCCCATGGGCGGTCATGGCCCGCAGATGTCGCAGCCCGGTCAGGGCCCCGGCGGCGACAGCGCCGCGCGTGTGCTCTCGCTGGCCCAGCAGACCGCCGACCAGGCGATCGCCGAGGCTCGTTCCGAGGCCAACAAGATCGTCGGCGAGGCCCGTAGCCGCGCCGAGGGTCTGGAGCGCGACGCCCGTGCCAAGGCGGACGCTCTCGAGCGGGACGCGCAGGAGAAGCACCGCGTAGCGATGGGCTCCCTGGAGTCCGCTCGCGCCACGCTGGAGCGCAAGGTCGAGGACCTGCGCGGCTTCGAGCGCGAGTACCGCACGCGGCTGAAGTCCTACCTGGAGTCGCAGCTGCGTCAGCTGGAAACCCAGGCCGACGACTCGCTGGCTCCGCCGCGGACTCCGGCGACCGCGTCCCTGCCGTCGTCCTCGCCGTCCATGGCTCCGGCGGGCGCGAGCGCCCCGTCGTACGGCGGCAACCAGACGATGGGTGGCCCTCCGGCTCCGGCCGCGCCTTCCTATGGCGGCCAGCAGCAGATGTCCCCGGCCATGACCCAGCCGATGGCCCCGGTCCGGCCGCAGGGCCCGTCGCCCATGCAGCAGGCGCCTTCGCCGATGCGCGGTTTCCTCATCGACGAGGACGACAACTGA
- the ileS gene encoding isoleucine--tRNA ligase, which translates to MKPPQYRQVPAQVDLPALEHAVLDFWREQKIFAKSLEQSEGRPEWVFYEGPPTANGMPGAHHIEARVFKDVFPRFRTMRGYHVARKAGWDCHGLPVELAVEKELGFSGKQDIEAYGIAEFNAKCRESVTRHTDAFEELTSRMGYWTDLNDPYRTMDPEYIESVWWSLKEIFNKGLLVQDYRVAPWCPQDETGLSDHELAQGYETIVDPSVYVRFPLTSGPLAGRAALLVWTTTPWTLVSNTAVAAHPDVTYVVATNGEEKLVVAEPLVEKALGEGWETTGETFTGAEMERWTYQRPFELVEFPAPAHYVVNAEYVTTEDGTGLVHQSPAFGEDDLKVCREYGLPVVNPVRTNGTFEEDVPLVGGVFFKKADEKLTEDLQNRGLLFKHIPYEHSYPHCWRCHTALLYYAQPSWYIRTTAVKDRLLQENEKTNWFPESVKHGRFGDWLNNNVDWALSRSRFWGTPLPLWTCEEGHLTCVGSRAELSELTGTDQSNLDPHRPFIDAVTFACPQDGCGRTATRVPEVIDAWYDSGSMPFAQWGYPYKNKELFESRYPAQFISEAIDQTRGWFYTLMAVGTLVFDKSSYENVVCLGHILAEDGRKMSKHLGNILQPIPLMDQHGADAVRWFMAAGGSPWAARRVGHGTIQEVVRKTLLTYWNTVAFQALYARTSGWAPSEADPAPADRPVLDRWLLSELHALTDQVTQALESYDTQRAGKLLSAFVDDLSNWYVRRSRRRFWQGDKAALRTLHEVVETVTRLMAPLTPFITERVWQDLVFPVTPGAPESVHLASWPEADLSAIDPELSKQMVLVRRLVELGRATRAESGVKTRQPLSRALVAVAGFETLDRELHAQITEELNVTSLAALSEVGGSLVDTTAKANFRALGKRFGKGVQAVAKAVAGADAAALSLALREGTASVEVDGETVTLAPDEVIITETPREGWSVASDSGATVALDLEITEELRQAGLARDAIRLIQEARKNSGLDVADRIALRWTSTDPEVIAALSEHSELIADEVLATDFAQGEADDTYGEPFTDESLSLTFRLRKA; encoded by the coding sequence ATGAAACCGCCGCAGTACCGCCAGGTGCCCGCCCAGGTCGACCTGCCCGCCCTCGAGCACGCCGTGCTCGACTTCTGGCGCGAGCAGAAGATCTTCGCCAAGAGCCTCGAGCAGTCCGAGGGCCGCCCCGAATGGGTGTTCTATGAGGGCCCGCCCACGGCCAACGGCATGCCGGGCGCCCACCACATCGAGGCCCGCGTCTTCAAGGACGTCTTCCCCCGCTTCCGCACCATGCGCGGCTACCACGTGGCCCGCAAGGCCGGCTGGGACTGCCACGGCCTCCCGGTGGAGCTGGCGGTGGAGAAGGAGCTCGGCTTCAGCGGCAAGCAGGACATCGAGGCGTACGGCATCGCCGAGTTCAACGCCAAGTGCCGCGAGTCCGTGACCCGCCACACCGACGCCTTCGAAGAGCTCACGTCCCGCATGGGCTACTGGACCGACCTGAACGACCCGTACCGCACGATGGACCCCGAGTACATCGAGTCCGTGTGGTGGTCGCTCAAGGAGATCTTCAACAAGGGGCTGCTGGTCCAGGACTACCGCGTCGCCCCGTGGTGCCCGCAGGACGAGACCGGCCTGTCGGACCACGAGCTGGCACAGGGCTACGAGACGATCGTCGACCCCTCCGTCTACGTCCGTTTCCCACTCACCTCCGGTCCGCTGGCCGGCCGGGCCGCGCTCCTGGTGTGGACGACGACCCCGTGGACGCTGGTCTCCAACACCGCCGTCGCCGCGCACCCCGACGTCACCTACGTGGTCGCGACGAACGGCGAGGAGAAGCTCGTCGTCGCCGAGCCGCTCGTCGAGAAGGCCCTCGGTGAGGGCTGGGAGACCACCGGCGAGACCTTCACCGGCGCCGAGATGGAGCGCTGGACGTATCAACGTCCGTTCGAACTGGTCGAGTTCCCGGCACCCGCCCACTACGTGGTGAACGCCGAGTACGTCACCACCGAGGACGGTACGGGTCTGGTCCACCAGTCCCCCGCCTTCGGTGAGGACGACCTCAAGGTCTGCCGTGAGTACGGCCTGCCGGTGGTGAACCCCGTCCGCACGAACGGGACCTTCGAGGAGGACGTTCCCCTCGTGGGCGGTGTCTTCTTCAAGAAGGCGGACGAAAAGCTCACCGAGGACCTCCAGAACCGCGGTCTGCTCTTCAAGCACATCCCGTACGAGCACAGCTACCCGCACTGCTGGCGCTGCCACACCGCGCTCCTCTACTACGCGCAGCCGTCCTGGTACATCCGCACCACGGCCGTCAAGGACCGCCTCCTCCAGGAGAACGAGAAGACCAACTGGTTCCCGGAGTCCGTCAAGCACGGCCGCTTCGGTGACTGGCTGAACAACAACGTCGACTGGGCGCTGTCCCGCAGCCGCTTCTGGGGCACCCCGCTCCCGCTGTGGACCTGCGAGGAGGGCCACCTCACCTGCGTCGGCTCCCGCGCGGAGCTCTCCGAGCTGACAGGCACCGACCAGTCGAACCTGGACCCGCACCGCCCGTTCATCGACGCGGTCACCTTCGCCTGCCCCCAGGACGGCTGCGGGCGGACGGCGACCCGCGTCCCGGAGGTCATCGACGCCTGGTACGACTCGGGTTCGATGCCGTTCGCGCAGTGGGGCTACCCGTACAAGAACAAGGAGCTCTTCGAGAGCCGCTACCCCGCGCAGTTCATCAGCGAGGCCATCGACCAGACGCGAGGCTGGTTCTACACGCTGATGGCGGTCGGCACGCTCGTCTTCGACAAGTCCTCGTACGAGAACGTGGTGTGCCTCGGCCACATCCTCGCCGAGGACGGCCGCAAGATGTCCAAGCACCTGGGCAACATCCTTCAGCCGATCCCGCTGATGGACCAGCACGGAGCGGACGCGGTGCGCTGGTTCATGGCGGCGGGCGGCTCCCCGTGGGCGGCGCGCCGCGTGGGCCACGGCACCATCCAGGAGGTCGTCCGCAAGACGCTCCTCACGTACTGGAACACGGTCGCCTTCCAGGCCCTGTACGCGCGCACGTCGGGCTGGGCGCCCAGCGAGGCCGACCCGGCCCCGGCGGACCGCCCGGTCCTCGACCGCTGGCTCCTGTCCGAACTCCACGCGCTCACCGACCAGGTGACGCAGGCCCTGGAGTCGTACGACACCCAGCGCGCCGGCAAGCTCCTGTCCGCGTTCGTCGACGACCTGTCCAACTGGTACGTACGCCGCTCCCGTCGCCGCTTCTGGCAGGGCGACAAGGCGGCGCTGCGCACCCTGCACGAGGTCGTCGAGACGGTCACGCGCCTGATGGCCCCGCTGACCCCGTTCATCACCGAGCGGGTCTGGCAGGACCTGGTGTTCCCGGTGACGCCGGGCGCCCCCGAGTCCGTACACCTGGCGTCGTGGCCGGAGGCGGACCTGTCCGCCATCGACCCGGAGCTGTCGAAGCAGATGGTGCTCGTCCGGCGGCTCGTCGAGCTCGGCCGTGCCACGCGCGCGGAGTCGGGCGTCAAGACCCGGCAGCCGCTGTCGCGTGCGCTGGTCGCGGTGGCCGGCTTCGAAACGCTCGACCGTGAGCTGCACGCGCAGATCACGGAAGAGCTGAACGTCACATCCCTGGCCGCACTGAGCGAGGTCGGCGGCTCGCTGGTCGACACCACCGCCAAGGCGAACTTCCGCGCGCTCGGCAAGCGGTTCGGCAAGGGCGTCCAGGCCGTCGCGAAGGCTGTCGCGGGCGCCGACGCGGCCGCGCTGTCGCTGGCCCTGCGCGAGGGCACGGCGTCGGTCGAGGTCGACGGCGAGACGGTGACGCTCGCCCCGGACGAGGTGATCATCACCGAGACTCCGCGCGAGGGCTGGTCGGTCGCGTCCGACTCCGGTGCGACGGTCGCCCTCGACCTGGAGATCACGGAGGAACTGCGGCAGGCGGGCCTCGCCCGTGACGCGATCCGTCTGATCCAGGAGGCCCGCAAGAACAGCGGCCTCGACGTGGCGGACCGGATCGCGCTCCGCTGGACCTCGACGGACCCGGAGGTGATCGCGGCGCTGTCCGAGCACTCCGAGCTCATCGCCGACGAGGTCCTCGCCACGGACTTCGCCCAGGGTGAGGCGGACGACACATACGGGGAGCCGTTCACCGACGAGTCCCTGTCGCTGACGTTCCGCCTGCGCAAGGCGTAA
- a CDS encoding TraR/DksA family transcriptional regulator, with protein MDAGGSGTEGTAEAAGASSAAGAAGAAGASGARKTGGTKSAAKKTTVAASAGAATKAAAKKITAKRTAVKKTTVKKSTAKKSTVKETGVRKTVAQKEAAASKVAPSKRPDEEEGPERPAAKNAAGTKAAGKKTAEKAAVARKTVARKSAAAKGGTTEATSPKSTSTKSTSTKSAAKKSTAKNAGAAAAAKQTGATTVVAKKTPGTATAAQNPTAVPKARIAAVEPGELAVRPGEDPWTPEEVAEARAELQGEAIRLSTEISSSEAALVGLMRDSGDGAGDDQADTGTKNITREHEMALAANAREMLEQTERALERLDAGTYGLCENCGNPIGKARMQAFPRATLCVECKQKQERRY; from the coding sequence ATGGACGCCGGAGGATCGGGAACGGAGGGCACGGCGGAGGCCGCGGGTGCTTCCTCGGCTGCGGGTGCTGCGGGTGCTGCGGGTGCTTCGGGGGCGAGGAAGACCGGGGGAACGAAGTCCGCCGCGAAGAAGACCACGGTCGCCGCGTCGGCCGGGGCCGCCACAAAAGCCGCGGCGAAGAAGATCACGGCGAAGAGAACCGCGGTGAAGAAGACCACGGTGAAGAAGAGCACGGCGAAGAAGTCCACGGTGAAGGAAACCGGCGTGCGGAAGACCGTCGCCCAGAAGGAGGCGGCGGCCTCGAAGGTGGCTCCTTCGAAGAGGCCGGACGAGGAGGAAGGCCCCGAGAGGCCGGCGGCGAAGAATGCGGCCGGGACGAAGGCGGCCGGGAAGAAGACAGCGGAGAAGGCCGCCGTCGCGAGGAAGACCGTTGCCAGGAAGAGTGCCGCAGCGAAGGGCGGTACCACGGAGGCCACCTCCCCGAAGAGCACCTCCACGAAGAGCACCTCCACGAAGAGTGCGGCCAAGAAGAGCACTGCCAAGAACGCGGGCGCGGCCGCGGCCGCGAAGCAGACGGGAGCCACGACAGTGGTTGCGAAGAAGACTCCTGGCACGGCCACGGCGGCGCAGAACCCCACCGCGGTCCCCAAGGCGCGGATCGCCGCGGTGGAGCCCGGCGAGCTGGCCGTGCGCCCCGGCGAGGACCCGTGGACCCCCGAGGAGGTCGCGGAGGCACGCGCCGAACTTCAGGGCGAGGCGATCCGGCTGAGCACCGAGATCTCCTCGTCGGAGGCGGCGCTCGTCGGTCTGATGCGGGACTCCGGGGACGGTGCGGGCGACGACCAGGCGGACACCGGCACCAAGAACATCACGCGCGAGCACGAGATGGCTCTCGCCGCCAACGCGCGCGAGATGCTCGAACAGACCGAGCGGGCGCTGGAGCGGCTCGATGCCGGTACGTACGGCCTCTGCGAGAACTGCGGCAACCCCATCGGCAAGGCGCGTATGCAGGCCTTCCCGCGGGCCACGCTGTGCGTCGAGTGCAAGCAGAAGCAGGAACGCCGTTACTGA
- the lspA gene encoding signal peptidase II translates to MAEAERIIGTPDIPEAAGAEPEQADGESGGAGAGTERPKGRRRIAVLFAVAALAYAFDLVSKLIVVAKLEHHAPIEIIGDWLRFEAIRNAGAAFGFGEAFTVIFTVIAAAVIVVIARLARKLYSLPWAIALGLLLGGALGNLTDRIFRSPGVFEGAVVDFIAPKHFAVFNLADSAIVCGGILIVLLSFRGLDPDGTVHKD, encoded by the coding sequence GTGGCAGAGGCGGAGCGCATCATCGGTACGCCGGATATCCCAGAGGCGGCGGGAGCCGAACCGGAGCAGGCCGACGGTGAGAGTGGCGGTGCCGGTGCCGGCACCGAGCGGCCCAAGGGCAGGCGCCGGATCGCCGTCCTGTTCGCCGTCGCCGCGCTCGCGTACGCCTTCGACCTCGTCAGCAAGCTGATCGTGGTCGCGAAGCTGGAGCACCACGCGCCGATCGAGATCATCGGGGACTGGCTGAGGTTCGAGGCGATCCGCAACGCGGGTGCGGCCTTCGGCTTCGGCGAGGCCTTCACCGTCATCTTCACGGTGATCGCGGCGGCCGTGATCGTGGTGATCGCCCGCCTCGCGCGCAAGCTCTACAGCCTGCCCTGGGCGATCGCGCTCGGGCTGCTGCTCGGCGGTGCGCTGGGCAACCTCACCGACCGGATCTTCCGCTCGCCCGGTGTCTTCGAGGGCGCGGTCGTCGACTTCATCGCGCCCAAGCACTTCGCGGTGTTCAACCTGGCGGACTCGGCGATCGTCTGCGGCGGCATCCTGATCGTGCTGCTGTCCTTCCGCGGGCTCGACCCGGACGGGACGGTCCACAAGGACTGA